One region of Microbacterium rhizosphaerae genomic DNA includes:
- the sepH gene encoding septation protein SepH, whose translation MEQLRVVGEEDGKLVLATESGERFTLPVDDVLRAELRRARREREAGDRTARPSPREVQAHIRAGLSTEEVAALLGARVEDVARFEGPVLAEREHVVGQALAVPVLLGTDFDSDAPPTFGSAVRAKLADVGATGERWTSWKEQTGWIVKLEFTAAEVDRDARWGFDPRRGILSPLNPDAIQLSRQGSLPDSLIPRLRALDTPLKDDSRFDSGAFGPRRMPDPEADLESPAMHEPAPAAVQDAAIKRAPETSQTSSQTADLLEALRRRRGQRESMPEEADDVELPVSHRQNSPVALFDALEPALETSAATSAAPEPAHSAEPAHAAAKPARAAAEPPRTTAEPSRATAESGRRKGRTSMPSWDEIVFGARTDE comes from the coding sequence ATGGAACAGCTCAGAGTCGTCGGCGAGGAGGACGGAAAGCTCGTCCTCGCAACCGAGTCCGGGGAGCGATTCACCCTCCCCGTGGACGACGTGCTGCGCGCCGAGTTGCGCCGCGCCCGCCGGGAGCGGGAGGCGGGCGATCGCACCGCGCGTCCCAGTCCCCGTGAGGTGCAGGCGCACATCCGCGCCGGTCTGTCGACCGAGGAGGTCGCAGCGCTCCTCGGCGCCCGAGTCGAGGATGTCGCCCGCTTCGAGGGGCCTGTGCTCGCGGAGCGCGAGCACGTCGTGGGACAGGCGCTCGCCGTTCCCGTGCTGCTCGGCACGGACTTCGACAGCGACGCGCCGCCCACCTTCGGCTCGGCCGTCCGCGCCAAGCTCGCCGACGTCGGCGCGACGGGTGAGCGCTGGACGAGCTGGAAAGAGCAGACCGGCTGGATCGTCAAGCTGGAGTTCACAGCCGCCGAGGTCGACCGCGACGCCCGCTGGGGCTTCGACCCCCGCCGCGGCATCCTCTCTCCCCTGAACCCCGACGCGATCCAGCTCTCACGGCAGGGGTCGCTGCCCGACAGCCTCATCCCCCGGCTGCGTGCGCTCGACACGCCCCTCAAGGACGACAGCCGCTTCGACAGCGGCGCATTCGGACCGCGACGGATGCCGGACCCCGAGGCCGATCTCGAGTCCCCGGCGATGCACGAGCCTGCGCCGGCCGCCGTCCAGGACGCCGCCATCAAGCGCGCGCCCGAGACCAGTCAGACCTCGAGCCAGACCGCGGACCTCCTCGAGGCCCTGCGCCGGCGGCGCGGTCAGCGCGAGAGCATGCCCGAAGAGGCGGACGACGTGGAGCTGCCGGTGAGCCACCGGCAGAACTCCCCCGTGGCCCTGTTCGACGCCCTCGAACCCGCGCTCGAGACCTCGGCGGCCACGTCTGCCGCTCCGGAGCCCGCGCACAGCGCGGAGCCGGCCCACGCCGCGGCGAAGCCCGCTCGAGCGGCCGCAGAGCCGCCTCGTACGACGGCGGAGCCGAGCCGCGCGACCGCCGAATCCGGCCGCCGCAAGGGCCGGACGTCGATGCCGTCCTGGGACGAGATCGTGTTCGGAGCGCGTACCGACGAGTGA
- a CDS encoding DUF3093 domain-containing protein, producing MQNTVSGAPADSGVIYRERLSPSLWFLVAAAVCGPMAALVLAPFDATVALIGGAVVGVGVVWLLIAGSPTVAVRGGEFVAGRAHIDAHLLGEPEILTGDDARIARGRELDPRAWHIVRGGIDGVLRIPVLDEDDPTPVWIVSTRTPDRLAAAIRRAQVTPRTPRR from the coding sequence ATGCAGAACACAGTGAGCGGTGCTCCCGCCGACAGCGGCGTCATCTACCGCGAGAGACTCAGCCCATCGCTCTGGTTCCTGGTGGCGGCAGCCGTCTGCGGTCCCATGGCGGCGCTCGTCCTGGCGCCCTTCGACGCGACCGTCGCACTCATCGGCGGTGCCGTCGTCGGAGTCGGCGTCGTGTGGCTCCTGATCGCCGGATCACCGACGGTCGCCGTCCGGGGCGGCGAGTTCGTCGCCGGTCGAGCTCACATCGACGCCCACCTTCTGGGCGAGCCGGAGATCCTCACCGGGGACGACGCGCGCATCGCGCGGGGCCGCGAGCTCGACCCGCGTGCGTGGCACATCGTCCGAGGGGGAATCGACGGGGTGCTCCGCATCCCGGTGCTGGATGAAGACGATCCGACGCCCGTGTGGATCGTCTCCACCCGGACGCCGGATCGGCTTGCGGCGGCCATCCGCCGTGCGCAGGTTACGCCGCGCACTCCACGCAGATAG
- the dut gene encoding dUTP diphosphatase, giving the protein MTETVDVLIIAPELPAYAHPGDAGADLIAAEAVRLAPGERALVGTGVRIALPEGHAAFVVPRSGLAAKHGITIVNSPGTIDAGYRGEIKVALLNTDAREPYDIAVGDRIAQLIVMPVPRARFIPVDELPDSLRGHGGFGSTGYQNHGGSNA; this is encoded by the coding sequence GTGACCGAAACCGTGGACGTCCTCATTATCGCCCCCGAGCTTCCGGCCTACGCCCACCCCGGGGATGCCGGGGCAGACCTGATCGCCGCCGAAGCCGTCCGTCTCGCGCCCGGCGAGCGGGCGCTCGTGGGCACCGGCGTGCGCATCGCGCTCCCCGAGGGGCATGCCGCCTTCGTCGTCCCGCGCAGCGGACTGGCGGCCAAGCACGGCATCACGATCGTCAATTCGCCCGGGACGATCGACGCCGGCTATCGCGGCGAGATCAAGGTCGCGCTGCTGAACACCGATGCTCGAGAGCCCTACGACATCGCGGTCGGCGATCGCATCGCTCAGCTCATCGTGATGCCGGTGCCGCGTGCGCGCTTCATCCCGGTCGACGAACTCCCCGACAGCCTGCGCGGTCACGGCGGGTTCGGCTCGACCGGCTACCAGAACCACGGAGGGAGCAACGCATGA
- a CDS encoding DUF3710 domain-containing protein, whose protein sequence is MTDASAAPEEPKSAPEDRATAGPFDDSEANPVRPYIDLGGIKVLPREGLNLRLEVEEQTKRIVAVGLDYADSTLQVQPFAAPRTAGLWEETREQIRQQIRQQGGRVEEREGPLGPELLAEVPVIAGADGAAGKRLARFVGVDGPRWFLRGVIGGAATSDMDAAAQVEDLFRSIVVVRGGSPMPPRDLIPLKMPSTPGVA, encoded by the coding sequence ATGACCGATGCGTCTGCCGCACCAGAAGAGCCCAAGTCGGCACCCGAGGACCGCGCGACGGCCGGCCCGTTCGACGACTCGGAGGCGAACCCCGTCCGCCCCTACATCGACCTCGGCGGCATCAAGGTCCTGCCGCGGGAGGGGCTGAACCTGCGCCTCGAGGTCGAGGAGCAGACGAAGCGCATCGTGGCCGTCGGTCTCGATTACGCCGACTCGACCCTGCAGGTGCAGCCCTTCGCGGCACCGCGCACCGCGGGACTGTGGGAGGAGACGCGCGAGCAGATCCGCCAGCAGATCCGCCAGCAGGGCGGACGCGTCGAGGAGCGCGAGGGCCCGCTCGGCCCCGAGCTGCTCGCCGAGGTGCCCGTGATCGCCGGCGCGGACGGCGCTGCAGGCAAGCGCCTCGCGCGCTTCGTCGGCGTGGACGGGCCCCGCTGGTTCCTCCGCGGCGTGATCGGCGGAGCTGCGACGAGCGACATGGATGCCGCGGCCCAGGTCGAGGATCTCTTCCGGTCGATCGTCGTCGTGCGCGGCGGCAGCCCCATGCCCCCGCGCGACCTCATCCCGCTGAAGATGCCGTCCACTCCGGGCGTCGCGTGA
- a CDS encoding alkaline phosphatase family protein, protein MSLSLPADPPRARSLVRVLPEVIDALSGSSTWFAPARSAILLVVDGLGAANLAARSGHARFLATAGGKRDVARTVFPSTTAAALTSLLTGAAPGEHGILGYRVRVPGAQDTVNQLKGWETDGLDPHSWQRLEPLLAREAKRGRPCFVVSHAKYAGTGFTEAILRGAEFVVAADIADRALLAADLAASHPGALVYLYAPDLDSVGHKHGWESERWTAALEKVDAAARSLSDALDGGTGVVVTADHGMIDVPKQRQVLLEAGDAVLDGVDMIGGEPRMLHLYAEPGAAEGLLEVWRSTESGRSWVASRDEAIAAGLFGPVVDPAVRERIGDVVVGARSGIVYYDDRAADKGPQRMVGQHGSLTDEERIVPLLRLGAFAG, encoded by the coding sequence ATGTCCCTCAGCCTACCGGCGGACCCGCCGCGTGCCCGGAGCCTGGTCCGTGTCCTGCCCGAGGTGATCGATGCGCTGTCCGGCTCCTCGACGTGGTTCGCGCCGGCGCGCAGCGCGATCCTGCTCGTCGTCGACGGCCTGGGGGCGGCGAACCTCGCCGCCCGCAGCGGGCACGCGCGCTTCCTCGCGACCGCCGGCGGCAAGAGGGACGTGGCCCGGACGGTCTTCCCCTCGACGACGGCGGCCGCCCTCACCAGCCTCCTGACCGGTGCCGCCCCCGGCGAGCACGGCATCCTGGGCTACCGGGTCCGAGTGCCTGGCGCGCAGGACACCGTGAACCAGCTGAAGGGCTGGGAGACCGACGGTCTCGATCCGCACTCGTGGCAGCGACTGGAGCCGCTCCTGGCCCGCGAGGCCAAGCGCGGCCGGCCGTGCTTCGTCGTCTCCCACGCGAAGTACGCCGGCACGGGCTTCACGGAGGCGATCCTCCGCGGCGCGGAGTTCGTGGTCGCCGCGGACATCGCGGATCGGGCGCTCCTCGCCGCGGATCTCGCCGCGTCCCACCCGGGCGCTCTCGTCTATCTCTACGCCCCTGACCTCGATTCGGTCGGCCACAAGCACGGCTGGGAGAGCGAGCGTTGGACAGCTGCGCTGGAGAAAGTGGATGCGGCGGCCCGCTCGCTCAGCGACGCCCTCGACGGCGGCACCGGCGTCGTCGTCACAGCGGATCACGGGATGATCGATGTGCCGAAGCAACGGCAGGTGCTGCTGGAGGCAGGGGACGCCGTCCTCGACGGGGTCGACATGATCGGCGGCGAGCCGCGCATGCTCCATCTGTACGCGGAGCCGGGAGCCGCCGAGGGCCTGCTGGAGGTGTGGCGGTCGACCGAGTCGGGCCGCTCCTGGGTGGCCTCGCGCGACGAGGCCATCGCGGCCGGCCTCTTCGGGCCCGTGGTCGACCCGGCGGTGCGAGAACGCATCGGGGACGTGGTGGTCGGCGCGCGGTCCGGCATCGTCTACTACGACGACCGAGCGGCCGACAAGGGTCCCCAGCGCATGGTCGGCCAGCACGGCTCGCTCACCGACGAAGAGCGGATCGTCCCCTTGCTGCGCCTCGGCGCGTTCGCGGGCTGA
- the acnA gene encoding aconitate hydratase AcnA: protein MSTVDSFGAKSTLTVGSTDYEIFRIDSVDGYEKLPFSLKVLLENLLRTEDGANVTKAQIQALGSWDAAAEPDTEIQFTPARVVMQDFTGVPCIVDLATMREAMEALGGDPAKINPLSPAEMVIDHSVIADLFGSENALERNVEIEYERNGERYQFLRWGQTAFDDFKVVPPGTGIVHQVNIEHLAKVIYDRNVDGVLRAYPDTCVGTDSHTTMVNGLGVLGWGVGGIEAEAAMLGQPVSMLIPKVVGFKLSGTIPTGVTATDVVLTITDMLRKHGVVGKFVEFYGDGVASVPLANRATIGNMSPEFGSTAAIFPIDGVTIDYLRLTGRSDEQVALVEKYAKEQHLWHDAAHEPVFSEYMELDLSTVVPSIAGPKRPQDRIELTRSKQQFEKDLCNYAEVDHDLVDLEGSESFPASDPPGNSPEDEYNRHEHHHHSHAPATASKPTHVVQADGTEYTIDHGAVTIAAITSCTNTSNPSVMLAAGLLARNAVKKGLKAKPWVKTTLAPGSKVVTDYYEKAGLTQDLEDLGFYTVGYGCTTCIGNSGPLIEEVSAAINQNDLAVTAVLSGNRNFEGRINPDVKMNYLASPPLVIAYALAGSMNFDFEVDPLGTDKAGNDVFLRDIWPDAAEVQSTIDSSIDKDMFVSQYESVFAGDERWRTLPTPEGKTFEWDAQSTYVRRPPYFEGMTMEPSPVSDISGARVLAKLGDSVTTDHISPAGSIKADSPAGRYLTEHGVDRKDFNSYGSRRGNHEVMIRGTFANIRLKNQLLDGVEGGYTRDFTQEGGPQSFIYDASQNYQAQGTPLVIFGGKEYGSGSSRDWAAKGTSLLGVKAVISESFERIHRSNLIGMGVVPLQFPAGESADSLGLDGTEVVSISGLSQLNEGATPKTVHVVAEPSEFSPEGKEVVEFDAVVRIDTPGEADYYRNGGILQYVLRQLV from the coding sequence GTGTCCACGGTTGACAGCTTCGGTGCGAAGAGCACCCTGACGGTCGGCAGCACCGACTACGAGATCTTCCGCATCGACTCGGTCGACGGCTACGAGAAGCTCCCGTTCAGCCTCAAGGTCCTCCTCGAGAACCTGCTGCGCACGGAGGACGGCGCCAACGTCACGAAGGCGCAGATCCAGGCGCTGGGCTCGTGGGATGCCGCGGCCGAGCCCGACACCGAGATCCAGTTCACGCCGGCGCGCGTGGTCATGCAGGACTTCACCGGCGTGCCCTGCATCGTCGACCTCGCCACGATGCGCGAGGCGATGGAGGCGCTCGGCGGCGACCCCGCCAAGATCAACCCGCTCTCGCCGGCCGAGATGGTCATCGACCACTCGGTGATCGCCGACCTCTTCGGCTCGGAGAACGCACTCGAGCGCAACGTCGAGATCGAGTACGAGCGCAATGGCGAGCGCTACCAGTTCCTGCGCTGGGGCCAGACCGCGTTCGACGACTTCAAGGTCGTCCCGCCGGGAACCGGCATCGTGCACCAGGTCAACATCGAGCACCTGGCCAAGGTCATCTACGACCGGAACGTGGACGGCGTCCTGCGCGCTTACCCCGACACGTGCGTCGGCACCGACTCCCACACGACGATGGTCAACGGCCTCGGCGTCCTGGGGTGGGGCGTCGGCGGCATCGAGGCCGAGGCGGCGATGCTCGGCCAGCCCGTCTCGATGCTCATCCCGAAGGTCGTCGGCTTCAAGCTGAGCGGCACGATTCCCACGGGGGTCACGGCGACCGATGTCGTGCTCACGATCACCGACATGCTCCGCAAGCACGGGGTCGTCGGCAAGTTCGTCGAGTTCTACGGCGATGGGGTCGCATCCGTCCCGCTCGCCAACCGCGCGACCATCGGCAACATGAGCCCCGAGTTCGGCTCGACCGCCGCGATCTTCCCGATCGACGGCGTGACGATCGACTACCTGCGCCTCACGGGCCGCAGTGACGAGCAGGTCGCTCTCGTCGAGAAGTACGCCAAGGAGCAGCACCTCTGGCACGACGCAGCGCACGAGCCGGTTTTCAGCGAGTACATGGAGCTCGATCTGTCCACGGTCGTCCCATCGATCGCCGGCCCGAAGCGTCCGCAGGACCGCATCGAGCTGACGCGGTCGAAGCAGCAGTTCGAGAAGGATCTGTGCAACTACGCCGAGGTCGATCATGACCTCGTCGACCTCGAAGGATCCGAGTCGTTCCCCGCCTCCGACCCGCCCGGAAACTCGCCCGAGGACGAGTACAACCGCCACGAGCACCACCACCACAGCCACGCTCCGGCGACGGCGTCCAAGCCGACGCACGTCGTGCAGGCCGATGGCACCGAGTACACGATCGACCACGGCGCGGTCACGATCGCGGCCATCACGTCGTGCACCAACACGTCGAACCCGTCGGTCATGCTCGCCGCAGGCCTGCTCGCGCGCAACGCCGTCAAGAAGGGCCTCAAGGCGAAGCCGTGGGTCAAGACGACCCTCGCGCCCGGGTCGAAGGTCGTCACCGACTACTACGAGAAGGCCGGCCTCACACAGGACCTCGAGGACCTCGGCTTCTACACGGTCGGCTACGGCTGCACCACGTGCATCGGCAACTCCGGCCCCCTCATCGAGGAGGTCTCGGCGGCCATCAACCAGAACGACCTGGCCGTGACCGCGGTGCTCTCGGGCAACCGCAACTTCGAGGGCCGCATCAACCCCGACGTGAAGATGAACTACCTGGCGTCGCCGCCGCTGGTCATCGCCTACGCGCTGGCCGGTTCGATGAACTTCGACTTCGAGGTCGACCCGCTGGGCACGGACAAGGCCGGCAACGACGTGTTCCTCCGTGACATCTGGCCCGACGCTGCCGAGGTGCAGTCCACGATCGACTCGTCGATCGACAAGGACATGTTCGTCTCGCAGTACGAGAGCGTCTTCGCCGGCGACGAGCGCTGGCGCACGCTGCCGACGCCCGAGGGCAAGACGTTCGAGTGGGATGCCCAGTCCACCTATGTGCGGCGTCCTCCGTACTTCGAGGGCATGACCATGGAGCCGTCGCCGGTCAGCGACATCTCCGGCGCCCGCGTCCTGGCCAAGCTCGGCGACTCGGTGACCACCGACCACATCTCGCCGGCCGGCTCGATCAAGGCGGACAGCCCCGCGGGCCGCTACCTGACGGAGCACGGTGTCGACCGCAAGGACTTCAACTCGTACGGCTCGCGCCGTGGCAACCACGAGGTGATGATCCGCGGCACGTTCGCGAACATCCGCCTGAAGAACCAGCTGCTCGACGGCGTCGAGGGCGGGTACACGCGCGACTTCACCCAGGAGGGCGGGCCGCAGTCGTTCATCTACGACGCGTCGCAGAACTACCAGGCGCAGGGCACGCCGCTCGTCATCTTCGGCGGCAAGGAGTACGGCTCCGGCTCGTCGCGCGACTGGGCGGCCAAGGGCACGAGCCTTCTCGGCGTCAAAGCGGTCATCTCCGAGAGCTTCGAGCGAATCCACCGGTCGAACCTGATCGGCATGGGCGTCGTCCCGCTGCAGTTCCCGGCCGGCGAGTCGGCCGACTCGCTGGGCCTGGACGGGACCGAGGTCGTCTCGATCAGCGGGCTGTCCCAGCTCAACGAGGGCGCCACGCCCAAGACGGTGCACGTCGTCGCCGAGCCGAGCGAGTTCTCGCCCGAGGGCAAGGAGGTCGTCGAGTTCGACGCCGTCGTCCGCATCGACACCCCCGGCGAGGCCGATTACTACCGCAACGGCGGCATCCTGCAGTACGTGCTGCGCCAGCTCGTCTGA
- a CDS encoding DUF3159 domain-containing protein has translation MSDPDDGASKDAAEPQPSASELIGAALGEAARRAGLDPAQSRSAGHVVWHAMGGVRGVLESILPSLAFLIAYTVTADPVTHQGDLWLSLAVSVGLAVVFTVIRIVMRQPAAAALGGLIAVVAAAALSLFTGRAQDNFVWGFITNGAYGTAFLVSALVGWSLIGLAAGFLMNEGTAWRRSPRKRRVFFWLAIAWAALFAARLAVQLPLYFAGNVAALGTLKLLMGLPLFAPLVAVTWLAVRALYPHRAK, from the coding sequence GTGAGCGACCCGGACGACGGAGCATCGAAGGATGCCGCGGAGCCGCAGCCCTCGGCATCCGAACTGATCGGCGCCGCCCTCGGTGAGGCGGCCCGACGCGCGGGGCTCGATCCGGCGCAGTCCCGCAGCGCCGGCCACGTCGTGTGGCATGCCATGGGGGGCGTACGCGGTGTGCTGGAGTCCATCCTCCCGAGCCTCGCGTTCCTCATCGCGTACACCGTGACGGCCGACCCGGTCACGCACCAGGGCGATCTGTGGCTCTCGCTCGCGGTGTCGGTGGGATTGGCCGTCGTCTTCACGGTGATCCGGATCGTCATGCGCCAGCCGGCCGCAGCGGCCCTCGGCGGGCTCATCGCGGTCGTCGCGGCTGCAGCGCTGTCGCTGTTCACCGGCCGCGCGCAGGACAACTTCGTCTGGGGCTTCATCACGAACGGGGCGTACGGCACGGCGTTCCTCGTCTCCGCGCTCGTCGGATGGTCGCTGATCGGGCTCGCGGCCGGGTTCCTCATGAACGAGGGGACCGCCTGGCGGCGGAGTCCGCGCAAGCGGCGCGTGTTCTTCTGGCTCGCCATCGCGTGGGCGGCGCTCTTCGCCGCGCGTCTGGCCGTGCAGCTCCCGCTCTACTTCGCCGGCAACGTCGCAGCGCTCGGAACGCTCAAGCTCCTCATGGGCCTGCCCCTGTTCGCGCCCCTCGTCGCGGTCACGTGGCTCGCCGTCCGGGCGCTCTATCCCCACCGCGCGAAGTGA
- a CDS encoding DUF4193 domain-containing protein: MATDYDAPRKNEDESESIEAFKERVPDSSSASIDVEDADNPAGFELPGADLSELELDVVVLPPQEDEFTCVNCFLVKHRSQIDHDTASGPICVECAA; the protein is encoded by the coding sequence ATGGCAACGGACTACGACGCACCCCGCAAGAACGAGGACGAAAGCGAGTCGATCGAGGCCTTCAAGGAGCGCGTCCCGGACAGCTCCTCCGCTTCGATCGACGTCGAGGACGCCGACAACCCCGCGGGCTTCGAACTGCCCGGCGCAGATCTGTCGGAGCTCGAGCTCGATGTCGTCGTCCTTCCGCCACAGGAGGACGAGTTCACGTGCGTCAACTGCTTCCTCGTGAAGCACCGCTCTCAGATCGATCACGACACGGCGTCGGGCCCTATCTGCGTGGAGTGCGCGGCGTAA